Proteins from one Candidatus Neomarinimicrobiota bacterium genomic window:
- a CDS encoding BamA/TamA family outer membrane protein, protein MSRIGVLSITRDRENFVRYFKLLLPVIMVLGTTLLAQSRPVEFYGLPEQVTVRDSTVLRFSDLSDYVTVAMPRLLQAMEQEGYLSSKVDSIVIPADKASSIEVFIESGEQINRLYTTGRPDSTEERTPEFRLSGELTTPPQIWEVRIKSQIADYADRGFPIAKWAARGITAEDGDITVSGVIDPGSKIILDTMVVRNSGETQDRIFLREMRIPPGTPYSRTDIRAAQRRLRQFDFVESIASPKLFRSIDGDYGLLWEIRERRANTFNGILGYVPATQSQQGFFTGQLQFDFVNLFGTARQLNIFWDKQNVITQEMAVSYTEPWIAGYPLNGTAGFRQLVQDSSYIRRHTTLVLDYQLNWLWNVFGEVTATEVISTPSGRALSGIRSYRRYDYTAGVEFSTLDDPRNPRSGVFFSNSIAQRNGISGIQDPLRTIDFEFQAVRTVNGPHVLSGKLTTHNIVDPPSSVPVPELYRFGGASSVRGYDESAFLGTAVGWVNLEYRLLFEKGSRIVTFYDYGYRERFIGRRKSSQSMDSFGFGLRLQTAVGQLGIDYGIPRDGGWQNGRIHVRFFNYF, encoded by the coding sequence ATGAGCCGTATCGGAGTGCTGTCTATCACCAGGGATCGGGAGAATTTCGTGCGGTATTTTAAATTACTATTACCAGTTATTATGGTGCTGGGCACTACGCTCCTGGCGCAGTCCCGACCGGTGGAGTTCTATGGCTTGCCGGAACAGGTCACGGTTCGGGATTCCACAGTGCTCCGGTTTTCCGATCTGTCTGATTACGTTACTGTTGCAATGCCAAGATTATTACAGGCAATGGAGCAGGAAGGCTATCTCTCCAGCAAGGTGGATTCGATTGTGATTCCCGCCGATAAAGCGAGCTCCATTGAAGTGTTCATTGAATCAGGGGAGCAAATCAATCGTCTCTATACGACGGGGCGCCCTGATTCCACTGAGGAGCGAACTCCTGAGTTTCGGCTGTCGGGAGAATTGACGACGCCGCCGCAAATCTGGGAGGTCCGCATCAAATCGCAAATCGCGGACTATGCCGATCGGGGATTCCCAATTGCCAAATGGGCGGCAAGAGGTATTACGGCAGAGGACGGAGATATTACCGTCTCAGGTGTTATCGATCCCGGGAGTAAAATCATCCTGGATACGATGGTGGTGAGGAACTCAGGGGAAACACAAGACCGTATTTTTCTCAGAGAAATGAGAATTCCACCCGGGACGCCTTACAGCAGGACGGATATCCGGGCCGCACAACGGAGGCTGCGGCAGTTTGATTTTGTAGAAAGTATTGCTTCGCCAAAACTATTCAGATCGATCGATGGCGATTATGGCCTGCTGTGGGAAATCCGGGAACGCCGCGCCAACACCTTCAACGGTATTCTTGGATATGTGCCGGCCACTCAATCTCAACAGGGATTCTTTACCGGGCAGCTCCAGTTCGACTTTGTCAATCTGTTCGGGACCGCGCGGCAACTCAATATCTTCTGGGATAAACAGAACGTAATTACACAGGAGATGGCGGTTTCGTATACCGAACCATGGATTGCCGGTTACCCGCTGAACGGAACGGCCGGATTCCGGCAACTCGTTCAGGACAGTAGCTACATTCGACGGCACACCACACTGGTTCTGGATTACCAACTGAACTGGCTCTGGAACGTTTTCGGTGAGGTCACGGCCACAGAGGTCATCAGCACGCCGAGCGGGCGGGCGTTATCCGGTATCCGGAGTTACCGCCGGTACGACTATACAGCCGGTGTGGAATTTTCGACACTGGACGATCCCCGTAATCCACGTTCCGGCGTCTTTTTTTCCAATTCCATCGCCCAGCGAAACGGTATCTCCGGTATTCAGGATCCCTTGCGAACTATTGACTTTGAATTTCAGGCGGTACGTACCGTGAATGGCCCACACGTACTCAGCGGAAAACTTACAACCCACAATATCGTTGATCCGCCATCATCGGTACCAGTACCGGAACTCTACCGGTTTGGCGGGGCGAGTTCTGTCCGGGGATACGACGAATCAGCCTTCCTGGGAACGGCTGTCGGTTGGGTCAATCTGGAATACCGCTTGTTATTTGAAAAGGGATCAAGAATCGTTACCTTCTACGATTATGGGTATCGTGAACGATTTATTGGGAGGAGAAAATCCAGTCAATCCATGGACAGCTTCGGATTTGGGCTCCGTTTGCAAACAGCAGTCGGACAACTTGGCATTGATTACGGCATTCCGCGAGATGGAGGATGGCAGAACGGGAGGATTCATGTAAGATTTTTTAACTATTTTTAA
- the rnr gene encoding ribonuclease R — MSRSGKEIREEVIGYLKNRKGKTFKPKDLSQSLNVPRDQYRDFKQWLKDLSDQGKIERFRKNTYGYPQEKQIVEGKLSVTSKGFGFVLVDEGSDIFIGYDNLKNAMDGDVVKALVFRKSFGKNPEGKVLDVLERTTENIVGIYHEDDVGGHVVPEDDRLKSSLYIPPEKAKLPDGKTRPKDGQIVVAHLEDWADPKDNPQGYIVEILGFPGEKKMDLKIVAKSKELDLEFPQNVEQSASDIPEPDWKHELKRRVDLRDQLCFTIDPEDAKDFDDAVSFRQLSNGRFELGVHIADVSYFVNRGSTIDKEAWERGTSVYFVRHVIPMLPERLSNELCSLRPNEDKLAFSVIMEMDSSGQVHDYSIRESVIRSDHRFSYEEVEEIIKGKDHEYADTIHLMQMMSQALQREREDLGSIDFDIPEPIFSLDENGVPYEVRPSERLHAHRLIEEFMLRANRTVAQHIAGKNTGKNERWPFVYRVHENPPREDIEAFLTLLKNLGITYHIEGKVEPEDYRHILEIVENLEFKDFIEKVALRSMTKAKYSPENLGHFGLAFDKYTHFTSPIRRYPDLVVHRLLKQYIEQGKPQDPDSLEQYLEETCVHSSERERNAMEAEREYAKIKSMEFLAQKVGETFDGIISGITSFGAFVELTHYLVEGLVPMSRMDDDYYEYDKDNYRLVGRKTGKRYRLGDRVRVKVHDVSVDDREAVFIFLDTEDA; from the coding sequence ATGAGTAGATCAGGAAAAGAAATTCGCGAAGAAGTAATTGGATATTTGAAGAACAGAAAGGGTAAAACCTTTAAACCGAAAGACCTGTCCCAGTCGCTGAACGTTCCCAGGGATCAGTATCGGGATTTTAAGCAGTGGCTGAAAGATTTGAGCGATCAGGGCAAGATAGAACGATTCCGAAAGAACACCTACGGCTATCCCCAGGAGAAGCAGATCGTGGAAGGGAAACTCTCGGTCACGTCTAAGGGATTTGGCTTCGTGTTGGTGGATGAGGGGTCGGACATTTTCATCGGATACGATAACCTGAAAAATGCCATGGACGGGGATGTGGTGAAGGCGTTAGTCTTCAGGAAATCCTTCGGGAAAAATCCGGAAGGCAAGGTCCTGGACGTTCTGGAGCGCACCACCGAAAACATCGTTGGCATTTACCACGAGGACGATGTAGGCGGGCATGTTGTGCCAGAGGACGACCGGTTGAAATCGTCGCTGTACATTCCACCGGAAAAGGCCAAACTGCCGGATGGGAAAACCCGCCCGAAAGATGGTCAAATTGTCGTAGCACACCTGGAGGACTGGGCCGATCCCAAGGATAACCCGCAGGGATACATTGTGGAAATACTGGGTTTTCCCGGTGAAAAAAAGATGGATCTCAAGATTGTGGCCAAGTCCAAAGAATTGGATCTGGAATTCCCACAGAACGTAGAACAGTCTGCCAGCGATATCCCTGAGCCAGACTGGAAGCACGAGTTAAAACGGCGGGTTGATCTCAGAGATCAGCTCTGCTTTACTATCGATCCCGAGGACGCCAAGGACTTTGACGATGCTGTGTCGTTTCGTCAGCTGAGTAATGGACGATTCGAGCTGGGTGTACACATCGCTGACGTCAGCTATTTTGTGAATCGGGGCAGCACAATAGATAAAGAGGCCTGGGAACGCGGTACCTCGGTGTACTTTGTACGCCACGTGATTCCCATGCTGCCGGAGCGACTTTCCAACGAATTATGCAGCCTCCGGCCGAATGAGGATAAACTGGCGTTCAGCGTCATCATGGAGATGGACTCGAGCGGACAGGTACATGATTATTCCATCCGGGAGAGCGTCATCCGGAGCGATCACCGGTTTTCCTATGAGGAAGTTGAGGAGATCATCAAGGGGAAGGACCACGAATATGCTGATACGATCCACCTGATGCAGATGATGAGTCAGGCGTTACAGCGGGAGCGTGAAGATCTGGGTAGCATCGATTTCGATATCCCCGAACCGATATTTTCACTGGATGAAAACGGTGTTCCATACGAGGTGCGTCCCAGCGAACGCCTGCACGCCCACAGACTGATTGAGGAGTTCATGCTCCGGGCCAATCGCACCGTCGCACAGCATATCGCCGGGAAAAATACCGGGAAGAACGAACGATGGCCCTTCGTCTACCGGGTGCATGAGAATCCGCCCCGCGAGGATATTGAAGCCTTTCTGACCTTGCTGAAAAATCTGGGAATCACGTATCATATCGAGGGGAAAGTGGAACCGGAAGATTACCGCCATATCCTGGAAATCGTGGAAAATCTGGAGTTTAAGGATTTTATCGAAAAGGTGGCGCTGCGGTCCATGACCAAGGCGAAATATAGTCCGGAAAATTTGGGGCACTTTGGGCTGGCGTTTGATAAATACACCCATTTTACATCGCCGATTCGCCGGTATCCTGATTTAGTAGTCCATCGGCTGCTGAAACAGTACATTGAGCAGGGCAAACCGCAGGATCCCGACTCGCTGGAACAGTATCTGGAAGAAACATGTGTGCATAGCTCCGAGCGTGAACGGAATGCGATGGAGGCGGAACGGGAGTACGCCAAGATTAAATCGATGGAATTCCTTGCCCAGAAAGTTGGCGAGACGTTCGATGGTATTATCTCAGGAATCACCTCATTCGGAGCCTTTGTCGAGCTCACGCATTATCTGGTGGAAGGCCTGGTGCCCATGTCCCGGATGGATGATGATTATTACGAATACGATAAGGATAATTATCGCCTGGTGGGACGGAAAACCGGCAAGCGATACCGGCTTGGAGATCGGGTCAGAGTAAAAGTTCACGATGTGTCGGTAGACGATCGGGAGGCGGTTTTTATCTTCCTGGATACAGAGGATGCCTGA
- a CDS encoding class I SAM-dependent methyltransferase has protein sequence MPEQSGWFRVDCPYCTSKNFRTWRTVGGVDTSSSSEPYTIVSCEDCGLRYLNPRPPWEIRSREFESSDTNWITHILRQWSLWRKRLIIEEFQSGARLLDVGVDAGFPVYMHRYHWDVTAVQQFGDFHEALTPLGIQVFENMESLPSDQYDVVTVWDSLGQFENLTGLVESLAGHTLPGGFLLLSVPAIDSWEAKRYQVDWAGFEVPRRITWFTEKDIKKLFSGAPFRLVTTRSVWSDAVRQTMESELRHRHREQSRIRVIYMMNTLLGSYLNDRQQQVRQAPESVYIFRKENCNA, from the coding sequence ATGCCTGAGCAAAGCGGTTGGTTCCGGGTTGATTGTCCCTATTGCACCAGCAAAAATTTCAGGACCTGGCGTACAGTCGGCGGAGTCGATACATCATCTTCCAGTGAACCATATACAATTGTCAGTTGTGAGGATTGCGGTCTGCGGTATTTAAATCCCCGTCCACCCTGGGAAATCCGGAGTCGGGAATTTGAATCATCGGATACCAATTGGATCACTCATATCCTTCGTCAGTGGTCACTCTGGCGTAAGCGTCTGATCATCGAGGAATTTCAGTCTGGTGCGCGTTTGTTGGACGTCGGTGTAGACGCAGGATTTCCGGTATATATGCACAGATATCATTGGGATGTGACTGCTGTGCAGCAATTCGGAGATTTCCACGAGGCGTTAACCCCGCTGGGAATTCAGGTATTTGAAAACATGGAAAGCCTGCCATCTGATCAATATGATGTAGTAACAGTCTGGGATTCACTGGGACAATTTGAGAATTTGACTGGACTTGTGGAATCTCTGGCAGGCCATACATTGCCGGGAGGATTTTTATTGCTCAGCGTCCCGGCCATCGACTCCTGGGAGGCGAAACGATACCAGGTTGACTGGGCGGGATTTGAGGTTCCCCGGCGGATAACATGGTTCACTGAGAAGGACATTAAGAAACTGTTTAGTGGAGCACCGTTTCGGTTGGTGACGACCAGATCAGTTTGGTCGGATGCTGTCAGGCAAACCATGGAAAGTGAGTTGCGACACCGCCACCGGGAACAGTCCCGGATACGAGTAATATATATGATGAATACACTATTGGGATCATATCTGAATGACCGGCAGCAGCAGGTGAGGCAGGCACCTGAGTCCGTCTACATTTTTCGAAAGGAGAATTGCAATGCGTAA
- a CDS encoding DUF4837 family protein produces MRKFIPVLILVIAVIVSCGVKRDAIGEPDELIVIADSVDWTLIEDQIRNAFAPEVYTPQDEPWYNIRRVSPKNASNFFNYKNILLVSLLRDGSPSLDLIQSLFSDNLVQAMRSGNQPVALKRNQWREQQLLMILTVPDAPQFSEVLANRDEELRSYFDEMFVQRQMKYLYDRHEQKKLSRRFQGEYDWKFRVPRDYIVIHERPDSNFVWIGRHLPIRWISVYWEDVDSPVAVDSSVALRLRRTVGQEHYGNISIDTAYVRTEAAEIDGQHAIRINGIWSHNDDPKGGAFVGFAYYDEFTNRLFYLDGQIFAPGMKKLVFLRRMEIILSTFTTGEKK; encoded by the coding sequence ATGCGTAAATTCATTCCTGTATTAATACTGGTGATCGCTGTGATTGTGAGCTGTGGCGTCAAGCGGGACGCCATCGGAGAACCGGATGAACTGATCGTTATCGCAGACTCAGTCGACTGGACGCTGATTGAAGACCAAATCAGGAATGCCTTTGCACCGGAAGTGTATACGCCCCAGGATGAACCGTGGTACAATATCCGGCGTGTCTCTCCAAAAAATGCCAGCAACTTTTTTAACTATAAGAATATTTTGTTGGTGTCACTCCTGCGGGACGGTTCCCCGTCTCTGGACTTAATTCAGAGCCTGTTTTCCGATAACCTGGTTCAGGCTATGCGCTCCGGGAACCAACCGGTGGCACTCAAGCGGAATCAATGGCGGGAGCAACAACTTTTGATGATTTTGACCGTTCCGGATGCTCCCCAGTTTAGTGAAGTTCTCGCAAATCGCGATGAAGAGCTCCGTTCGTATTTTGACGAGATGTTTGTCCAGCGTCAAATGAAATATCTCTATGATCGACATGAACAGAAGAAACTGAGCCGCCGGTTCCAGGGGGAGTACGACTGGAAATTCAGGGTACCCAGGGATTATATCGTTATCCATGAACGCCCGGATTCCAATTTTGTGTGGATCGGTCGTCATCTCCCGATTCGCTGGATAAGTGTTTACTGGGAAGATGTCGATTCTCCGGTCGCGGTGGATTCATCGGTGGCATTAAGGCTTCGACGAACCGTAGGCCAGGAGCATTACGGAAATATCAGTATCGATACCGCGTATGTACGTACAGAAGCCGCAGAAATCGACGGCCAGCATGCCATCCGGATCAACGGGATTTGGTCCCACAACGACGATCCAAAGGGTGGGGCATTTGTCGGGTTTGCATACTATGATGAATTCACAAACCGGTTATTCTATCTTGACGGGCAGATCTTTGCCCCGGGCATGAAGAAACTGGTGTTCTTGCGGCGAATGGAAATTATTTTGTCAACCTTTACCACCGGCGAGAAAAAGTAA
- the purE gene encoding 5-(carboxyamino)imidazole ribonucleotide mutase, with the protein MADVAVVLGSASDQDTMEDCFEYLDGFGIEYELKIASAHRTPDEVKEFASNARSNGFRVIIAGAGLAAHLPGVIAAYTTLPVLGVPIDAGSMQGLDALYSIVQMPGGVPVGTVAIGKHGARNSAVLAAQILALSNNEIANRLDEFKANGCRIKKA; encoded by the coding sequence ATGGCAGATGTTGCAGTAGTCCTTGGTTCGGCATCGGACCAGGACACGATGGAAGATTGTTTTGAATACCTGGATGGATTTGGTATTGAGTATGAGCTCAAGATTGCTTCGGCACATCGGACGCCGGATGAGGTTAAAGAGTTTGCCTCCAATGCCAGGTCGAATGGCTTTCGGGTGATCATAGCCGGGGCAGGGCTGGCAGCCCATCTCCCGGGCGTAATCGCCGCATACACCACACTACCGGTGCTTGGTGTACCTATTGATGCCGGTTCGATGCAGGGGTTGGATGCACTCTACTCAATAGTGCAGATGCCAGGTGGTGTGCCGGTAGGGACAGTGGCTATCGGAAAGCACGGTGCCAGGAATTCAGCCGTCCTCGCTGCGCAGATTCTGGCGCTGAGCAATAATGAAATCGCCAACCGTCTTGACGAGTTTAAAGCAAACGGATGCCGGATCAAGAAAGCGTAA
- the rfbD gene encoding dTDP-4-dehydrorhamnose reductase has product MSMQTDKQVLVTGANGLLGQKVVDAFKPHFSVIATGLEKQSVRSIDPASYQRLDLTDHDQLKDCFDEYRPDIVVNCAAYTDVDGAENEKETAWQVNALAVKRMVRILRRMGTKFVQISTDYIFSGEDGPYDESARPEPVNYYGTSKLAAENEIKASGIDHVIFRTNVLYGAAESITPNFVLWVMKSLEENEPIQVVDDQINNATLANGLAECIAIGCVMNAKGVYNYAGTDLINRYEFALKIADYFGYNVDLISPCKTKDLNQTAERPLRSGLLTDKVVKNLHIQLYDTEAGLQQVEKDLQQCEI; this is encoded by the coding sequence ATGTCGATGCAAACAGACAAGCAGGTGCTGGTCACCGGAGCGAACGGACTGCTGGGGCAGAAGGTCGTTGATGCATTTAAGCCGCATTTCAGCGTCATTGCCACAGGATTGGAAAAACAGTCTGTCCGCTCCATAGACCCGGCTTCCTATCAACGGCTGGACTTAACAGATCATGACCAGCTGAAAGATTGCTTTGACGAGTATCGTCCCGACATCGTGGTGAATTGTGCAGCATATACCGACGTGGATGGGGCCGAAAACGAAAAAGAGACGGCCTGGCAGGTGAATGCGCTGGCCGTCAAACGCATGGTGCGCATTCTGCGTCGCATGGGCACCAAGTTTGTCCAGATATCGACAGATTACATTTTTAGCGGGGAAGACGGGCCGTATGATGAATCGGCCAGGCCGGAACCGGTGAATTATTACGGCACCAGCAAACTGGCGGCGGAGAATGAGATCAAGGCATCCGGAATTGACCACGTGATATTCCGGACTAACGTCCTCTATGGTGCCGCCGAGAGCATCACGCCAAATTTTGTGCTCTGGGTGATGAAATCTCTGGAAGAAAACGAACCGATCCAGGTGGTGGATGACCAGATTAATAACGCCACCCTGGCCAACGGACTGGCGGAATGCATCGCTATCGGATGTGTGATGAACGCCAAAGGCGTGTATAACTATGCCGGAACGGATTTGATTAACCGGTACGAATTCGCGTTGAAGATCGCGGACTATTTCGGGTATAATGTCGACCTGATTTCCCCGTGCAAAACTAAAGATTTGAATCAGACTGCAGAACGACCGCTCCGGAGCGGATTATTAACCGACAAAGTTGTGAAGAATTTACACATCCAACTGTACGATACGGAAGCGGGATTGCAGCAAGTGGAAAAGGATTTACAGCAGTGCGAAATTTAA
- a CDS encoding polyprenol monophosphomannose synthase, which produces MRNLIVIPTYNESENIKTLIEQIFQLPITTDILVVDDNSPDGTGELIEELILRYSRLYLMKRKSKDGLGTAYCVGFIYALERGYDNIIQMDADLSHDPEEIPEMLEELKEYDLVIGSRYNRGVSVVHWPIRRLILSYGANLYTRIITGMPVSDGTSGFKAWRADVLKTIDLGKVSSEGYAFQIEMNFRAWKNGFTIKEHSIIFHDRVVGKSKMSKKIIIEAVFKVWAFKLRSIFRRL; this is translated from the coding sequence GTGCGAAATTTAATTGTTATTCCTACCTATAATGAATCGGAAAATATTAAAACGCTGATTGAACAGATATTTCAGCTGCCGATTACCACAGACATTTTAGTCGTTGATGATAATTCTCCTGACGGAACCGGGGAATTGATCGAGGAGTTAATCCTTCGGTATTCCCGGCTCTATCTCATGAAGCGGAAGAGCAAGGACGGTCTGGGTACCGCATATTGTGTCGGGTTTATCTATGCCCTGGAACGGGGATACGATAATATTATCCAGATGGATGCCGACCTCTCCCACGATCCGGAAGAGATTCCGGAGATGTTGGAGGAACTCAAGGAATATGACCTCGTCATCGGTTCCCGATACAACCGGGGCGTTTCCGTGGTGCATTGGCCGATTCGCCGGCTCATTCTGAGCTACGGCGCTAACCTGTACACCAGAATTATCACCGGGATGCCGGTTTCGGACGGTACCAGCGGATTCAAAGCCTGGCGTGCCGATGTGTTGAAGACCATTGATTTAGGGAAGGTTTCCTCCGAGGGGTACGCGTTCCAGATTGAGATGAACTTCCGCGCCTGGAAGAACGGTTTTACGATCAAAGAACATTCGATCATCTTCCATGACCGGGTGGTAGGCAAGTCAAAGATGTCCAAAAAGATTATTATCGAGGCGGTATTCAAGGTCTGGGCGTTTAAACTACGCAGCATTTTCCGTCGATTGTAG
- a CDS encoding glycosyltransferase, translated as MASPRLSIVIVNYNVKEFLEQSLQAIRKASVGLETEVIVVDNHSVDGSAEMLRSKFSWVTLITNDENRGFAVASNQGIRASTGEYVLLLNPDTLVQEDTFTSMINYLDDHPDVGMAGCKILNPDGSLQLACRRSFPTIRTALPKILGLDKLFPRSRIFARYNLTYLDPDEITDVDAVSGSFMMVRRAALDEVGLLDETFFMYGEDLDWCYRFNQAGWIVRYLPITKIIHYKGESSKFAPFDSYIAFYRAMDLFVKKHFSRRWTFIFNFFIRIGIFMRGSVGLLASIVQRFAPQLADGLLILVGFVVAILIKFGDFQYILDYSFLPLVYTGIWLGSLTFTRAYTLREFSIGKALSGLGLGFVVISALTFFFNQFAYSRAVLVLALLFSAIALPAWRIIVRRQSGNIIGKPVRQRRAAIVGAGNEGGRIYEKLRSQLAHGYEIVGFIDDAADENDRADILGASRELPELVRVHNLTDVIFTSDVYRNIEILGMVDQLKDHRVELKIVPHSLEFILGKATVEDLGDIPLVELDFPLSNRFFRVMKRMMDVGVALAAIPVLIPICFTVAAIKGYRLKREVFAGIRWTEFRGRYFTDGNNSTGFCKKTPLLWNILKGNMSLVGVPLHSLEERKEEQLFKPGIFSLWGIESDDPDEQQQYNQYYMQHYSLSFDLQILFRGLFDRILQ; from the coding sequence ATGGCGAGTCCGCGCCTTTCAATCGTCATAGTCAACTACAATGTGAAAGAATTTCTGGAACAATCGCTTCAGGCGATTCGGAAGGCGTCCGTCGGTTTGGAGACGGAAGTAATCGTCGTCGATAACCATTCCGTTGACGGTTCCGCCGAAATGCTTCGGTCGAAGTTTTCCTGGGTCACCCTTATCACCAATGACGAAAACCGCGGATTTGCCGTCGCCAGTAATCAGGGCATCAGGGCCTCAACCGGGGAATACGTGCTGCTACTGAATCCGGACACGCTGGTTCAGGAGGATACGTTTACCAGCATGATCAACTATCTTGATGATCACCCGGATGTCGGGATGGCCGGATGCAAGATTCTGAATCCGGACGGCTCCCTGCAGTTGGCCTGTCGTCGCAGTTTTCCCACCATCAGAACCGCCTTACCAAAGATCTTAGGGCTCGATAAACTTTTTCCCCGCAGTAGAATTTTTGCCAGGTATAACCTGACTTATCTCGATCCAGATGAGATCACCGATGTGGATGCGGTTAGCGGATCGTTTATGATGGTACGCCGGGCAGCGCTGGATGAGGTCGGTCTGCTGGACGAAACTTTCTTTATGTACGGGGAGGACCTGGACTGGTGTTACCGGTTCAACCAGGCCGGATGGATTGTCCGGTATCTCCCGATTACGAAGATTATCCATTACAAAGGGGAAAGCAGTAAATTTGCCCCGTTCGACAGCTACATCGCGTTCTACCGCGCGATGGATCTGTTCGTCAAGAAACACTTCAGCCGCCGGTGGACATTCATCTTTAACTTTTTCATCCGGATCGGGATATTCATGCGGGGATCGGTGGGATTGCTGGCGTCGATCGTTCAGCGGTTCGCGCCACAGCTCGCAGACGGACTGCTTATCCTGGTAGGATTTGTAGTCGCCATTCTCATAAAATTCGGCGACTTCCAGTACATCCTGGATTATTCATTTTTGCCGTTGGTTTACACCGGTATCTGGCTGGGGTCACTCACCTTTACTCGGGCGTACACCTTGCGGGAGTTTTCCATCGGGAAGGCGCTCTCGGGATTAGGACTCGGTTTTGTGGTAATCAGCGCGCTGACCTTTTTCTTTAATCAATTTGCCTATTCCAGAGCGGTGCTCGTCCTGGCATTGCTTTTTTCTGCGATCGCATTGCCAGCCTGGCGGATTATCGTAAGACGGCAGTCCGGAAACATTATCGGGAAACCGGTACGTCAGCGGCGTGCCGCCATTGTGGGCGCAGGGAACGAAGGTGGCCGCATCTATGAAAAACTCCGTTCCCAGCTGGCACATGGGTACGAAATTGTAGGATTTATCGATGATGCAGCCGATGAAAACGACCGGGCGGACATTCTTGGGGCCAGTCGTGAGCTGCCGGAACTGGTGAGAGTCCATAACCTGACCGATGTCATTTTCACTTCCGATGTCTATCGAAACATCGAAATCCTCGGGATGGTGGACCAGCTCAAGGATCACCGGGTCGAACTGAAGATCGTCCCACACAGCCTGGAGTTCATCCTGGGAAAGGCGACGGTAGAAGATCTGGGTGATATTCCACTTGTGGAACTGGACTTTCCGCTCTCCAACCGGTTTTTTCGCGTAATGAAACGAATGATGGATGTAGGCGTCGCCCTGGCAGCAATACCGGTTCTTATCCCGATATGTTTCACCGTTGCCGCGATAAAAGGGTACCGACTGAAACGCGAAGTATTCGCTGGAATCCGATGGACGGAATTTAGAGGGCGGTACTTCACCGATGGTAACAATTCCACGGGATTCTGTAAAAAGACTCCACTTCTCTGGAACATTCTCAAGGGAAACATGAGCTTGGTTGGCGTGCCGTTGCATTCTCTGGAAGAGCGCAAGGAAGAACAATTGTTTAAACCGGGGATTTTTAGCCTCTGGGGGATCGAATCGGATGATCCGGATGAACAGCAGCAGTACAACCAGTATTATATGCAGCACTATTCGCTCTCCTTCGATCTGCAAATACTATTCAGAGGGCTGTTTGACCGGATATTACAGTGA